The segment CTAAGCCGATTACTACCGACGCGCTGGATTATGCGCGCGATACGAGCCACGGCATGGTGCGCACGGAGGTTAGCTCGCGGCTTGGCGGGGCGCATTTGGGGCATGTTTTCGAGGACGGTATCAAAGAAAAGGGCGGTTTGCGCTACTGCATAAACGGCGCCTCGCTCGAATTTATCCCGCTTGAAAAAATGAGCGAGCGCGGATACGCTGAGTTTATCCCGTATGTGAAATAGTAAAATTCCGCTGTCCGCAAGCTTCGATACCTGCGCCAAAAATTTTGCTTTTGCAACTTGTGAATACTGTGTGCGAAATTTCGCCAAATTTTAAATTGCAAACTGTAAAAATGGCAGAATTTTAAAGTTTAAATTTTTGCCATTTACCCTGCGCTTAGTTTGAAATTTGGCGATTGCTTTGCTTCGCTTTGCTCGCAATGACACTTATGTGCAAAATTTATACAATAAAATTTTCGGGTGCAGTATCCAAGTTTGTAGCAAGCTGGATTTGAAAATAAAATTTCTGCATAGTGCCTTGTAATGGGTAAAAAAGCATAACAAGCGAAGTTTAAAATTATTGCTAGATATTTTGCGCCCAAAGTCGTTATGAATTTTCGCTCAAATTTTCGCCCGAATTCCAGCCCAAGCTAGGCTTGAAAACTTTCGAATTTAAATTTAAATCATCTATTATTTTTAAAATTTCTAAAATCATTTTTTTATGCGTTCTGTAAATAATCGGGATTAGCGTCTGCGAGATATCAAAATCTATTTCGAAATTTTCCCGCCTATTGTTGATATAAAGATAGAGATTATCGCGGTAAAAAACGGCGTTTATCTCGCATTTCATCCGCTTAGCTAAATTTAAAAAATCCTCCATAAAACTATGCGATAAAATATAAAAGGCACTTATCTCATCGTCTGCATAAACATCGTATTGTTCGCTAAATTCGACATTATCGATATTTATCTTTTTCCCGTAGTTTCTCGTATATCCAGTGTCTTTGTTTTTTCGGATGATATAAACGCGAGAGTTAAAGAATTTATAAAATTTCGCGATAAAAACAATTCCTAAAAATAGGTGTTTGGCATAGACGCTTCTACCCGCGCTTCGAAGCACATAGTAATCGATATCGCTCATCCTAAAATAAACCCCATTATGCCTGCCATCTATAAAATCATCGCCCTTAAACCACCAAGTTTCTTGCGCTCTATTATAAAGATTTGGTTTGAAAAATTCCTTTTCGCCTATGGATGAGGTCGGGCGATATGCGAAATTTGGGTTTATGTCTTTTACGATTTTTTCTATAACGGCGTGTTTAAATTTGGGCTTTATATTCGATACATCCGAGTTTATTAAAGGATATAAAATAGAAAAAACGATAAGAAATATAGGCAAAACTAAAATTAATGTTCTAATAAATCCCAACTCATCAAAAAAATAGCCAAAAAGAAAAGTTAAAATAAAGCTAATAAAAATACTAAAATATAAAATATAACTTAGCTTTTTATTTATGCGCTGTCGCTCGAATTCGAGCTCTTGCATAGTCTCATAAGATATGCCGTTGTAATTATCCTTAGGTGGTTTATGCACTAAATTTCCTTAATCATCAAATCTTTTTAGAAGTGAGCCATAGCTATCAATTCGGCGATCGCGCAAGAACGGCCACCACCTACGCACATTTTCGCAACGCCGCATATCAATCTCCACGACCTCGCAAAGCTCGCTTTCGCTACCTGCGCGAAATAGCTCTTCGCCCTGCGCTCCAAAAACAAAGCTATTGCCCCAAAATTTAATCCCCTCTGCGCTCTCATCGCATGTTATCGCAGGCGCAGTATTTCCCAAAACTGCATTTGGCAAAATTTCGCTAAGTCCCGCACTCTCAAATCCCACGCGATTTACAGCGATCACAGGCAGTGAGTTTGCCACGCTATGGCCTCTTTGCACAGCAACCCACGCTTCTAACTGTCGCTCACGCTCTGAGCTTTCATCGCCCATAAACCAGCCAATCGCAGTCGGATAGATTAGCACCTGCGCCCCACGAAGCGCCATTGCGCGCGCAGCCTCAGGATACCACTGATCCCAGCACACCAGCACGCCGAGCCTTCCCACGCTCGTATCAATCGGCGCAAAGCCCATATCGCCGGGCGTGAAATAGAATTTTTCATAAAAATTCGGATCGTCTGGGATATGCATTTTGCGGTATTTGCCAAGCACTTTGCCGTCGTGCTCGAAAACCACAGCCGTGTTGTGATACAGCCCCGCACTCCTGCGCTCAAAAAGTGAAGCCACAAGCACTACGCCAAATTCTTTGGCGATACTGCCCCAAAATTTCACATCGTCTTCGAAATTCGCCGCATAGTCGAAATTTTCGGTGTTTTCGCGCTGACAAAAATAGTGAGTTTGGTGGAGTTCTTGAAGCACGATTAAATTCGCCCCTTTTTGCGCCGCCTTTGCGATAAGCTCCTTAGTGCGCGCTATCGTGGCTGATTTGGTGCCGTAAAATTTGTGTGAGATTAGTCCTACTTTTAAATTTTTCATTTTTTGCCTTTAAATTTTAAATTTTATCGCTAAATTTATTCATACACGAGCAGTGAAGCGAGCCGTTTTGGCGGATAAAAACCCGCGCATCTACGCCAACAACCTTGCGCCCCGGGCAAGCCAAAGAAAGACGAGAGAGCGCGATTTCGTCGTTTTTATCGCCATAAGTAGGCACGATAAGTCCTCCATTTACAAATACGAAATTCGCATAAGTCGCCCCCAAACGCCTATTTTCGTAAAAAATCGGCGCTGGAAGCGGAAGCTCGATAACCTCGAATCCATGTGCTAAAATCTGCTCTTTTAGCGAGCGCAGGGCAGGGTAGTGTATGTCGCTAGAATCATCGCATGAAGCCACGGCAACGAGATTTTCGCCCACAAATCTAGCCAGCGTGTCGATATGGCAGTCTGTATCATCGCCCTGAATAAATCCGCCTTTAAGCCAGATTATTTTTTTTAGCCCAAAAATTTCGCCTAGCTTTTGCTCTAAAATTTCTTTGCTAAGGGCGTTTCGGTTGTCATTTAGCAAGCACTCCTCAGTCGTCATTAGCACGCCAGCGCCATTAAATTCGACACTTCCGCCCTCTAAAATCAAATCGACATCGCGCAGCGCTTTGCCCCAAATTTCATAAAGCGTAGCATTTAGTGCGTTGTCCTTTTCACTCGCAAATTTCCCGCCCCAAGCGTTGAAGGTGAAATTTAGCGCCTCTACCTTGCCCTCATTTTCGACATCAATCGCGCCATAATCGCGTATCCAGGTGTCATTTGTAGGGATCTGCACGAAATTAACGGCGAATTTCTCGTCTATTTCGCCACACACTTTGTCGAATATTGCTCGTTTTGGTGCGATAGCTATGAGCGGCTGAAACTGCGCCACAGCGCGGATAAAGTGCGTATAAGCGCTACTAATCTCGCCCAGATACGGCGCCCAGTCGCTGTCCTCGTGAGGCAGTGAAACTAAAAGCGCGTTTTGATTTTCCCACTCTGCAAATGCTCTCATTTTCTCTCCAAAATTAAATTTGCGTTGAATTTTATGTAAAATTTAGCGTAAAATTTTACGCTAAATTTGTTAAAATTTCAAAAATTCCTCTTTGAAAATGCCTTTTAAATTTTCGTAAGGCACGATGATTTCGGGCTCGCCCATAGCATACGGCGCGATGAAATACGGCGCGAAGACAAACGCCACGCCCTCTTTGGCGAAATAAAATTCGCTTTTAAAAACGATATCTTCTGGCAGATTATCCACCCAAAATGTCTTGATAAACTCCGTAATATCGCGCTCTTGGCAGGCTTTGTCGCAGTTTGGCTGCGAGGCTATGATATCTGCGCGAAGCATATCCTTGTAACCCTTGAAAATCTCCTTGTATAGGGGCTCCACGCTAACCGCGCCGATTAGGACATTTGTAATGTCGATTTTTTTGTCTGCGGCTAAATCGTAGATGATATAGCTCGTGTGCTCCATGCCGTGCGCTCCGCCGGAATACGAGTATGAAAACTGCTTGATTTGGGCTAGGTTGCCGATTTGAGAGACAAAACTCTGCTCGGCGCTAAATTCGCTATGAAAGTCCAAATCGCCATTTTGAGCCATTTCTTTATCGGCTTGGGCTTTGGATTGTTCTACTAAACTTGTGGCGTATTTTTTCGCGTCCAAGCTTTTTAGCAAAAGCGCGCATCTCTCGTCGATACTCTCGCCCTCGCAAATCCCAAACAGGCGGTTTTTTAGTAAAATGTCTAAATTTTCGTTGCCGGTTTGAACTAGGGTGTAGCTGTGCGCATCGTCTGAATACAGCTCCTGGGACTGAGGGTTAATCTGCGCGTAAGAAAACAGCGCAAACAGCGCAATTGTGGCAAGTTTTTTCATTTTTTTCCTTTAAATTTACAAAATTTACGCCAACTTTTCTTTAATCAAATCCAAAATTTTATCCACGCTAACGCTTTGTTTTTCTAGGTTTTTGCGCTCGATAAACTCTACTTCACCATTAGCCAAGCCTTTGCCGACTAGCAGGGCGTATGGAAAGCCCATAAGCTCGTAATCGTTCATCTTAACGCCAAAGCGTTCGTTTCTATCATCAAGCAAAGCGTTAATGCCCAAATTTCGGCATTTCTCGTAAAGTTCGGTCGCAAAATTGACGATATTTTCATCTTTTGCATTTGAAATGATGATTTCTAGCGCAAAAGGCGATAGCTCTTTGCTCCACACGCAACCCTTCTCATCGTGGCTAGACTCGACTGCGACTGCGACTAGACGGCTCACGCCGATACCATAGCAACCCATGAAAAATGGCTGTGTTTTGCCGTTTTCGTCTAAAAATTTCGCCCCCATAGGGTCTGAGTATTTCTGTCCTAGCTGGAAAATGTGTCCTACTTCAATGCCCTTTGTAACGCGCAGTTCGCCCCCACAGCACGGGCATTTATCCCCAGCTTTGACTTCGGTTAAGTCTTTGAAGCGAGTTTTGTTAAAATTCGTAACCGCGCAACCGATTAAATGGTAGTTTTCTTCGTTTGCCCCAGCTATCATTTCGCGCTCGTTTTCAAGCTCAGCGTCTATGTAAAAATCAATATCTCTTGGCAGTCCAAATGGCCCGCAAAACCCTGGCACAAGCCCGGCTCCCCTAACTTCGCTCTCATCTGCGTCGATTAGTTCTAGCGCGCCACAAGCGTTTTGCGCCTTTGTCTCTTGCAAATCATCGTCGCCTCGCACGAAGAAAACCACGATTTTTGCGCTATCTTCGTAGATTGCTTTTTTCATCACGGCTTTGATTGTAAAAAATTTATCCACTTTGAAAAATTCAGCCACGCTCTCGATTGTTTTGGTGCCTGGCGTGTGAAATTTCATCATACCCTCGGTCTCTGGCGCTTCGCAAGGGGCTGTGCGTTTAGCGCGGTGCGCTGCTTCGATATTAGCAGCATAAGAGCAGTTGGCGCAAACCAAAATATCGTCCTCGCCGTTATCCGCTAAAACCATAAATTCCTTGCTTCCGCTTCCGCCGATTGCGCCACTATCGGCTTCGACGGCACGGAAATTTAGCCCAAGACGGGTGAAAATTTTGGTGTAAGTTTGCTCCATGAGATCAAATTCGCGCTTCAAATCAGCCTCGTTTGCATGGAAACTATATCCGTCTTTCATCGTAAATTCTCTACCGCGAAGTAACCCAAAGCGAGGTCTAGCTTCATCTCTAAATTTGGTGTTTATTTGGTAGATATGAAGCGGGAGTTGCTTGTAGCTGGTGATTTTATTGGCTACCATTAGCACGGCGCTTTCTTCGTTTGTCGGGCTTAGGACGAAGTCATTTTCTTTGCGGTCTTTTAGGCGCAAAAGCTCTTTGCCGTATTTGTTATACCTGCCACTTGCCTTCCACGCATCAGCTGGTGTAACCACGCTAAATGCGACTTCTTGCGCGCCTGCGTTATTCATCTCCTCGCGCACGATTTGCGTGATTTTGTTTAAAACCATTTTTCCTAACGGCATAAAATTATAAAGTCCGCTGCCTAACTGCTCGATAAATCCTGCCCTAAGCAAGAAAATATGGCTTGGCAAAATAGCGTCTTTTGGCGCTTCTTTAAATGTCGGTGCAAAAAGTTTGCTAAATTTCATTTTTATTCTCCATTGTTTTGCTATTTTCGTAGTCTAAAAATTTTTCGTAATTTTCTTTAAGGGCGAAAATTTCATTTAACGAATTTGTCGCGAAATCAATCTCGTCCTTGCTTTTTAAATTTTTCAAATTTGTCGTTGGCGTGTGCAAAAATGATTTGAAAACTTGGTGAATTAGCTTCCTGGCTTCTTCTTTGTCGCTGTTTTTTAAATAGCCCTTTTTGATAGCTTTTTCTAGCTCGATTTCGGCTATATCCCTGGCTTTGGCGCGTAGGGCCTTGATGAGTGGGGTGGCTGCTTTGGCGTTTTGGCTATCGAAAAACTCGCTGGTTTGCGCCCCAATGATCGCATAGGCGTTGTGGGCCTGCTCCTCGCGCAAGATTAGGTTGTTTTTGACGATTTCTTCTAAATCATCGACGCTATATACGACGATATCCTCGCTTTGGCTTAGCTCTATGTCGCGCGGGACGGCGATATCGAAAAAGTAGCGTTTGAAATTTTTGGCTTCAATGATTTCGTCGGTGATTATTGGCGTAGCGGAGCTTGTCGCGCTGAAAAATAGTCTATTGATATTGACATATTTTTTTAGGTTTTCAAGGCTATCAAATTTCACGCCTTCACCTAGGCTTTTGGCTAAATTTTCGGCATTTTTTAAATTTCGGTTTAAAATTGTAATCTTCGCGCCACTTGCGAGCAGGTGTTTGCACGCTAGCTCGCTCATTTCGCCAGCCCCGCACACTATGGCTTCCTCGCCTTGAAGCGAGCCTAGCTTTTCCTTTGCCATGGATACTGCCACGCTTGAAACAGATACTGGGTTTTTGGAAATTTCGGTTTTTGTGCGCACGCTAGCGGCGCATTTTAGCGAAGCGTCGATTGCGCTTTTGATATCCTCGCCTGTGTTGTTGTTTTCAAGCGCAAATTTATACGCATCTTTTAGCTGGCCTACGATTTGCGTTTCGCCGACAACTAGGCTATCAAGCGAGCTTGCGACCGAAAAAAGATGATGAATCGCGCCATCATCATCGTATAAATCAGCCCTAGTTTCTAGCTCATCTAGCCCCACGCCACTGACGCGAGATAGCGCAAGTAGGGTAAATTTCGACGCAGCCTCATAATCGCTTACACTAGCGAAAATTTCCACGCGGTTACAGGTATTTAGCACCATGCACTCTTTGATACTCGCGTTCGAGCACAAAAGTCGTAAAATTTCTTTTTTTCGCACATCGTTTGTGAAAGATAGCTTTTCACGCACTGTAATGTCTGTGTTTTTGTGAGTAAAACTCACACTCATATAAGCCATTAAAACTCCCTATTTATCATATTTTCAGCGATTTGTATAAGTTTTTCGTTTTTGAAATCTTTTATCGCTTCTATTGCGCTAGTGCCTAAAAATTTCGCTTCATTTATGCAACGCTCGATGATTTTATACTCGCTAAATTTTGCCCTAAGCCACGAAATTTCGTCCTCGTTTAGCTCTTTTTTGAAAAGTGATTTTAGTTTTTCTTTATCATTTTCGTCCAAATTCTCGTATAGATAAATATACGCTAGCGTAGTTTTTCCCTCTTTGAAATCCCCTAAATTTGGCTTTCCTAACACTTCGCTTGATTGCGTGATATCCAAAATATCATCGATTATTTGAAAGGCAAGGCCTAAATTTTTGCCATATTCGCCAAATTTTTCTACCTCCGCACCCTCGCCAAATTTCAAATACGCCGCACTTCTTGCCACTTCCTCGATGAAAACGGCGGTTTTGTAATAAATCATTTGGGTGTATTTTTGGGCGTCGGAGTTAAAATTTTGCGACATTTTTACATCCATCATTTCGCCGATTGCGAGTTTGGTGACAGCCGAGCTTAGCGAAGTAGCGATGAAAGCGGGAAATTTGCAAAGCTCGCTGTAAGCTTTGGAGTAGAGTATATCGCCGAGCATAACGGCGTTTTTAGAGCCCTGGGTTGCGTTGATTGAGGGCTTGCCGCGGCGCATTACGCTTTCGTCGATGACATCATCATGTAGCAGGCTAGCAGCCTGAATAAGCTCGGTAATAGCGCATAGTCTTAGGCTCTCTTCGCTCTCTCCGGCGATATTTAAAAGCAGTTTTGAGCGCAGTTTTTTGCCTGAACTAAGAGTCAAAAACATTTCGCTAGCCACGCTGTATCCGCAACTAGCGATGAAATTTTGCATAATTTGATCGATTTTGTCCATTATTTCTTTCTTTTTTGATAAAAAATTTAGCGATTATAGCAAAATTAAATTTAATCCAAGCTAGAATTTATCGATAATCTCCCACGCTTGCTCTGGCGTTTTTGCGTTTTTTACACCCTCTCTAAACTCGCCCATACCCCAGCTTACTTGCAGATACTGGATATTTGCCCTTTTGGCGGCAAATTCGTCCTTTTTGCTATCACCTAAAAAAATCGCCTTTTTAAATTTGCTATTTTTCAAAACTTCTAAAATCATAGCAGGATCTGGTTTGTGCGGCACTCTCTCGCTCTCGCCCACGATAAAGTCAAAAAACTCGCTTAGCCCCGTAAATTCGGCTATGCTAGCAAGGCTAGCTTGTGGGGCGTTTGAGGCTAGGGCGACGAAAAAGCCAGCATTTTTGCATTTTTTTAGCAAATCCAAAATCCCAGGATAGGGCAGGGCAAATTTGCGGTAATTCCCCATATACACAGCCATAAATTCAGCCCCTAACTCCGCGCTCACGCTCGCCCTGCCATATAGCGCGATAAAGGGGTTTTGCGCGGGATCGTTTATCACGCTCATTATGTAATCATGCTCCAAAGGTGCGAGGTTAAGGCGGTTTCTAGTGAAATTTATACTCTCGCAAATGGCCTTTTTGCTATCAAGTAGCGTGCCGTCCATATCAAAGATTATCGTTTTCATGCGCCTCGCCTTGCAAAAATTTTCTAATATCGCTCTCCCATTTTGGCGCAGCGGTTACTGCACTTTCGATGTAGCTTTTATCGAAAAATTTATCGATTCGCGAGGCGTCAAGGTTGTTTAAAACACTGATTTTAAAGTATCTTGTATAGCCTGCTACATCGAGCACTTCCCCGCTCGTGCCGATACAGACGAACATTTCGCACTCTTGCAGTGCCTCGTATAAATCAGCATAGTGTGGGGCTTGCTCGCCAAACATAACGATATTGTGGCGCATTTTAGGGCTCCCACATTTTCCGCAAATTTGCTCCTTAATTGGCGCGTAGCCGATGTTTTGGACATGTCCGCACGCCTCACAGCGAATTTCGGGCAAAAATCCGTGCAAATGAATTACACCCTCGCAACCTGCGCGTTCTAGCAGATCATCGACATTTTGGGTTTGCACGACGATTTTTTCTCCAAATTCTTTTTTTAATTTTGCGATTGTGTAGTGGGCTAAATTTGGCTCGCAACCCGCTAATTGCGCCCTGCGCTCATCGTAAAATTTAAGCACCTTCGCTCTATCTTTTAAAAACCCAGGCACCGAGCAAACCTCTGCCACGCTGTATTGCTCCCAAAGTCCGCCACTCTCCCTAAATGTGCGAAGCCCGCTAGCTGCACTCAGCCCAGCCCCGCTTAAAATCAATACTTTTTTCATTTTTTACTCCATAAATTTTATTTTTTTGTGGGGGCGGCGCTCAGAGTTGCGATGGCCACCCGCCCCCGCGCCCCCACCAGGCCGACGCTAGTAGTGGCGCGCTTTGCGCGCTAATTTTACTTTAAAATTCATCGTTAAATTTGCCCTTGTGCTTCTCTTTTTTGTAAGTTTTTGAATTTTTGAGTTTTTCTAGCAAATTTGCCTCTTTTATCAGTTCGTCTTTGCTCTTGTGCGCTAGGACCGATTTGACGAAGTTTTCGAGCGATTTCGTGTAGGGCTGATCTAAATAAACAGCTTCCACTTTTTTTAAAACTTCGTAGTTTTTTATCACGCGAATTTTAAATAAATTCTCGTCAAAATCATCTCGTTTCAAAATCGAAATTGCCGATTTTGCGAAGCGCTCTAAGGCGCGGATGTATTTGATACGATCGCTTTTTTCATTTATTTGGCTCAAATTTTATCCTTTGAAATCAAAAGTGCGATTATACCAAATTTAGCTTTATTTTTTATTTTGCATATTTTTCCTATATATTATTAAAACTATATTTTTTTCAAAACACTTTAAATAGGGAATTTATAAAATATATTTTCTCTATTGACTTGTTTGTAAATAAGTGTTATAATCTCTTTAAAATTTTAAATTTTAAGGAGGAAAGATGGCGGAATTTAACTTCGAAACACTAGCAACTCACGCAGGATACAGCTCTAAAGAGGGCTGTGGTTCTATGGCGGTGCCGATCTATCTAACCACAGCGTTTGACTTTGGCACGAGCGAGGAGGCGGCAGCTAGGTTTGCATTGCAAAGCCTTGGTCCCATTTATACGCGCTTAAATAACCCAACGGTCGATATTTTCGAGGCGCGCATTGCAGCCCTTGAAGGTGGCGTGGCGGCGATTGGCACTGCTAGCGGTCAAGCCGCTTCGTTTTATGCAGTCGCAAATGTCGCAAGTGCGGGCGATAATATCATCATGGCGCAAAAGGTCTATGGCGGAACTTCAAATTTAATGCTCCATACGCTTAAAAAATTTGGCATTGAGACGCGTATGTTTGACGCAGATAGCGCGGACGATTTAGAAAGCTTGATTGATGAGAAAACAAAGGCGATTTTCTTCGAAACGCTTTCAAATCCGCAAGTGGCAATTCCAAATTTTTATAAAATTATCGAAATTGCCGATAAATACGGCATTATCAGCATTGTGGATAACACAGTCGCCACGCCAGTGCTGTTTAATCCTATCAAAAAAGGCGCCGATATCGTCGTGCATAGTGCGAGCAAGTATATCAGCGGTCAAGGGCTAACCATCGCAGGTGCTGTCGTAAGCGGGGCTAGCACAAACAAAAAAATCCTAGCTAATCCAAGATATGCTGATTTCAACGAGCCTGATGAGAGCTATCATGGGCTAGTTTATACAGATTTGGTAGAAAATTTCGACATTTTCACGCTTCGAATTCGCCTTGGTTTGCTTCGCGATATCGGTGCGACGATGAGCCCATTTAGCGCGTGGCAGTTGATTCAGGGGCTTGAAACCCTAAGCGTGAGGGTTAAAGAACACTCTCGCAAAACGCAAAAAATCGCCGAATTTTTAGAATCTCACCCAGCGATAAAAAGCGTAAATTACCCAGGACTAAAAAGCTCGCCACTAAATAAATTTGTGAGCGAAAATTTCACCGAGGGGCTATGTAGCGGGCTTTTGTGCTTTGATGCTGGAAGCAGAAAAGTAGCCGATGATATCATGCGAGAGGTGAAAATTTTCGCCGTTGTCGTAAATATCGGCGATAGCAAATCCGTCATAACTCACCCAGCAAGTTCAACTCACTCGCAATCAAGCGACGAGGAACTTTTAAGCGCTGGGATTACTCCGGGGCTAATTAGGCTTAGCGTGGGGCTAGAAGACACTGACGATTTGATTAATGATCTTAAAAACGCAATCGAAAAAGCAACGAAATAAGGGGAATATATGGCACTTTTATCTACAAAAGGCGTTTATGGCTTAATGGCGATTTTAGAAATCGCCAAAGCTAGCGAAATTTCGCCGATTAGCATTAGCGAAATTTCAGATAGAATTTTGGTTTCAAAAAACTATTTGGAGCAGATTTTAAACGGCCTTAGAGGCGGCGGGTTGATTGAGAGTATAAAGGGCAAAAACGGCGGATATTATCTCTCGCGCGATATCGAGGATATCACATTTGCCGATGTTTTCAAGGCTATGGAGAAGGACTTTAAGCTTACGAATTTGAAGCTATTAAACCCAAATTTAGAGTTTTTTTTCAAAGAGTATGATGAAAAACTGCTAGAAATTTTCAACAAATCAATTAGCAAATTTGAAGAATACAAGGAAGAAAGCACTAAATTTTTAGATTTTAGTATTTGATTTGAGGCTGCGCACAGTTTCACAACGATAAAAAAAGGAAAAAAATGAAAATAGCAAACGATGTAACAGATCTAATCGGCAACACTCCGTTAGTTAGGATTAATACCTTTTCAAAAAACGCGACAATACTTGCAAAAGCTGAGTTTCTAAACCCAAGCCACTCAGTCAAAGACCGTATCGCGTGGAATATCATCAAGGTCGCCTTCGTGCAAAATCTCATCAACAAAGACACAATCCTAATCGAGCCAACCAGCGGAAATACAGGCGTAGGACTAGCCATGGTAGCTGCGAAAATGGGGCTAAAACTAATCCTAACAATGCCAAGTTCGATGAGTATCGAAAGACAAAAGCTAATCGCGGCTTTTGGTGCGAAAATCGTGCTCACAGATCCGCAATTTGGCATGAAGGGTGCCGTGGATAAGGCAAACGAACTAGCCGAGGAAAACCCAAATTCCTTTATCCCAAGCCAGTTTGACAACCCGGCTAACCCACAAGCCCACTATGAGAGCACTGGCCCTGAGATTTGGCGCGATACAGACGGCAAAGTCGATATCCTAGTCGCTGGATTTGGCACAGGAGGCACGCTAAGCGGGACAGCGAAATATCTCAAAGAGCAAAACCCTGATTTAAAGGTAATCGCGGTCGAGCCTGATTCGTCGCCATTAGCTAGTAGGGGGTGTGCTGGAAGTCACAAAATCCAAGGAATCGGCGCAAATTTCATACCGAAAAACCTAAATTTAGATATAATCGATGAGTATATCGCT is part of the Campylobacter sp. VBCF_01 NA2 genome and harbors:
- a CDS encoding SIR2 family NAD-dependent protein deacylase; its protein translation is MKKVLILSGAGLSAASGLRTFRESGGLWEQYSVAEVCSVPGFLKDRAKVLKFYDERRAQLAGCEPNLAHYTIAKLKKEFGEKIVVQTQNVDDLLERAGCEGVIHLHGFLPEIRCEACGHVQNIGYAPIKEQICGKCGSPKMRHNIVMFGEQAPHYADLYEALQECEMFVCIGTSGEVLDVAGYTRYFKISVLNNLDASRIDKFFDKSYIESAVTAAPKWESDIRKFLQGEAHENDNL
- a CDS encoding O-acetylhomoserine aminocarboxypropyltransferase/cysteine synthase family protein, translated to MAEFNFETLATHAGYSSKEGCGSMAVPIYLTTAFDFGTSEEAAARFALQSLGPIYTRLNNPTVDIFEARIAALEGGVAAIGTASGQAASFYAVANVASAGDNIIMAQKVYGGTSNLMLHTLKKFGIETRMFDADSADDLESLIDEKTKAIFFETLSNPQVAIPNFYKIIEIADKYGIISIVDNTVATPVLFNPIKKGADIVVHSASKYISGQGLTIAGAVVSGASTNKKILANPRYADFNEPDESYHGLVYTDLVENFDIFTLRIRLGLLRDIGATMSPFSAWQLIQGLETLSVRVKEHSRKTQKIAEFLESHPAIKSVNYPGLKSSPLNKFVSENFTEGLCSGLLCFDAGSRKVADDIMREVKIFAVVVNIGDSKSVITHPASSTHSQSSDEELLSAGITPGLIRLSVGLEDTDDLINDLKNAIEKATK
- a CDS encoding RrF2 family transcriptional regulator, which encodes MALLSTKGVYGLMAILEIAKASEISPISISEISDRILVSKNYLEQILNGLRGGGLIESIKGKNGGYYLSRDIEDITFADVFKAMEKDFKLTNLKLLNPNLEFFFKEYDEKLLEIFNKSISKFEEYKEESTKFLDFSI
- the cysK gene encoding cysteine synthase A; this translates as MKIANDVTDLIGNTPLVRINTFSKNATILAKAEFLNPSHSVKDRIAWNIIKVAFVQNLINKDTILIEPTSGNTGVGLAMVAAKMGLKLILTMPSSMSIERQKLIAAFGAKIVLTDPQFGMKGAVDKANELAEENPNSFIPSQFDNPANPQAHYESTGPEIWRDTDGKVDILVAGFGTGGTLSGTAKYLKEQNPDLKVIAVEPDSSPLASRGCAGSHKIQGIGANFIPKNLNLDIIDEYIAVANGAAFETAKTLAQKEGLLVGISSGANVYAANIVANRFENRGKIIVTTLNDTGERYLSTDLFK